The Nitrospiraceae bacterium genome has a window encoding:
- a CDS encoding sigma-54-dependent Fis family transcriptional regulator gives MGNVAVARTDPRKAKAPFTILIVEDNPTDAELILHALEAADLKPLDGEWDMEVRATAEGALELLSERAMDLVLTDMMLPGMSGLELVGRIQSIDRNLPVLLVTRMNTVQLAVEAMRRGAFDYVLKPVNPEDLGVRLHRAIRISEILRRHAVYEQRARAEFQAGSFIGVGPSYQRIMRGVREAAQVRSSVLITGETGTGKGLIARAIHEQSAEHKKLFQVIDCATIPEGVMESELFGHVRGAFTGAIADKPGLIELANGGTVFLDEIGELPLPLQAKLLRVLEENEVRPVGSTRARRVDMRFIAATNRNLEEQVRLGHFRKDLYYRLAVISIPVSPLRDRIEDIPVIARQLMQQFGREMGKPHASLSEAAVQELVKYPFPGNVRELRNVIERSVMLALGDEINAKEIRGLLAPIGDEVPRAADALYDDLPYAEAKERANAEFSRRYLRAKLARHGGVITKAAESSQIPRQHFSLLMKKYLDGEPQTE, from the coding sequence ATGGGAAATGTGGCTGTCGCGCGGACCGATCCAAGAAAGGCAAAGGCACCCTTTACGATCCTGATCGTCGAGGACAATCCGACCGACGCGGAGTTGATTCTCCATGCCCTCGAGGCCGCAGACCTCAAGCCGCTCGACGGGGAATGGGATATGGAGGTACGTGCGACCGCCGAGGGGGCGCTCGAACTGCTGAGCGAGCGGGCCATGGACTTGGTCCTGACCGACATGATGCTCCCGGGAATGAGCGGGCTGGAGCTGGTGGGGCGGATTCAATCCATCGATCGCAACCTGCCGGTGCTCCTGGTAACCAGAATGAATACGGTGCAGTTGGCCGTGGAGGCCATGCGGCGGGGTGCATTTGATTACGTGCTGAAGCCGGTGAATCCCGAAGATCTGGGGGTGCGACTGCATCGGGCCATCAGAATCTCAGAAATCTTACGCCGGCACGCGGTCTACGAACAGCGAGCAAGGGCGGAATTTCAGGCTGGCAGTTTCATCGGGGTAGGGCCGTCCTATCAGCGGATCATGCGAGGGGTCCGGGAGGCGGCCCAGGTCCGCTCCAGTGTCTTGATCACCGGAGAAACGGGGACGGGGAAGGGGCTGATTGCGCGCGCAATTCACGAGCAGAGTGCCGAGCACAAGAAGCTATTTCAGGTGATCGACTGTGCCACGATTCCGGAAGGGGTGATGGAAAGCGAACTCTTCGGCCATGTTCGGGGGGCCTTCACCGGGGCCATCGCCGACAAGCCGGGGCTGATTGAATTGGCGAACGGCGGCACGGTCTTTCTGGACGAAATCGGTGAACTGCCATTGCCGTTGCAGGCAAAGCTCCTTCGTGTGCTCGAGGAAAACGAAGTGCGTCCGGTTGGCAGCACCAGGGCTCGGCGTGTGGACATGCGGTTCATTGCCGCCACCAACCGGAACCTGGAAGAGCAGGTCCGGTTGGGGCACTTCAGAAAGGACCTTTATTATCGGCTCGCGGTGATTTCGATTCCGGTGTCGCCCCTTCGGGACCGTATCGAGGATATCCCGGTCATTGCACGCCAGTTGATGCAACAGTTCGGGCGTGAAATGGGCAAGCCCCATGCGTCGTTGAGCGAGGCGGCGGTGCAGGAGTTGGTGAAGTATCCGTTTCCCGGCAACGTGCGTGAGTTGCGCAATGTCATAGAGCGCAGCGTTATGCTGGCCCTGGGCGACGAAATCAACGCGAAGGAAATCCGTGGGCTTCTCGCTCCGATCGGTGACGAGGTTCCCAGGGCAGCCGATGCCTTGTACGACGACCTTCCCTATGCGGAAGCGAAAGAGCGGGCCAACGCGGAGTTTTCGCGTCGCTACCTCCGAGCAAAACTCGCGCGGCACGGCGGGGTGATCACCAAGGCTGCTGAGAGCAGCCAGATTCCCCGGCAACACTTTTCCCTGCTGATGAAGAAGTACCTCGATGGCGAACCTCAAACCGAGTAG
- a CDS encoding CHASE3 domain-containing protein: MPMIHQGRTWWERLRVQHKVWVVLALLVGPLVSTLVFLVYLIGQILSIQQHRQDLVSVHQEIRELRRLSVNVEDAFRGFLLTEQDKYLTAIREAEAHLPVVIARANDLLRAQAGFAAEINEVERRIVDSLSAKKAVIAQLEGPVRPQVQRDVREGKGLEQSDDLRMALRQLEDRLDGEIKSSNVLAAAISERAYWSVLVAVLGALILGWTGSRLLARSMTEPLTILQRAARALGRESPEHESILSSVAEIHSSDEIGQLARSFEEMNRRIAQHLVEMETIQTIGQEINSIAPDGIDGVLRRITDRATELIHADVCLVLLRDDRMGCWVIEAASRDWHNSLHKTVLLWEEFPISVRAFETGLPASGTNLRADRRPELARRNLIGDSMLSVPLLAQGRAFGVLVLLSEGRVEPEAWNQRLALGLAQEAAVAISNARLYEAVREKRKGLRARLQQLEFMAEMLAHDLKGPGQRMGQLAATLRRQYAGKLDERAEKWLALLEQNGQDLTDRVEGILTLARVGARQESLQAVDPNAVIQDVLKSRAGEVEAAGATVSVQPDLPLIACQSAYLRQIFDNLLSNALKFARTGVTLAIRIEAVRRAQMALWTFRDNGIGVPMELRERVFLPFVRLDPSRSAGSGIGLTIVQRIVELYHGKIWLEEPAGPGTLFRFTLPILEDWNSPGSAADQSHCPDQTSGLAAGSTGR; the protein is encoded by the coding sequence GTGCCTATGATTCATCAGGGCCGGACATGGTGGGAACGGCTTCGTGTGCAGCACAAGGTATGGGTTGTGCTCGCGCTCCTGGTGGGTCCGCTCGTCTCCACGCTCGTCTTCCTTGTCTACCTCATCGGCCAGATCCTAAGCATTCAACAACACCGGCAGGATCTCGTGTCGGTGCACCAGGAAATCCGTGAACTCCGTCGGCTGTCCGTCAACGTCGAAGATGCCTTTCGAGGTTTTCTCCTGACGGAGCAGGACAAGTATCTGACTGCCATTCGCGAGGCGGAAGCGCATCTGCCGGTGGTGATCGCGCGGGCGAACGATCTCCTTCGCGCACAGGCGGGGTTCGCCGCAGAGATCAATGAAGTCGAGCGCCGCATCGTGGACTCGCTATCGGCTAAAAAGGCCGTCATTGCCCAGCTCGAAGGCCCCGTCCGGCCTCAGGTACAGCGGGACGTGCGGGAGGGGAAGGGGTTGGAACAGTCGGATGACTTGAGAATGGCGCTCCGGCAACTTGAGGACCGACTGGATGGGGAAATCAAATCATCCAATGTTTTGGCGGCCGCAATCTCGGAGCGAGCCTATTGGAGCGTCCTTGTGGCTGTGCTGGGCGCCTTGATCCTGGGATGGACCGGCAGCAGGCTTTTGGCCCGGTCGATGACCGAACCCCTGACCATTTTACAGCGGGCGGCCCGAGCGCTTGGTCGAGAATCTCCCGAGCACGAATCCATCTTGAGTTCCGTGGCCGAAATTCACTCCAGCGACGAGATCGGCCAACTGGCCCGCTCGTTCGAAGAGATGAACCGGCGCATTGCCCAGCACCTTGTAGAGATGGAAACCATTCAGACCATCGGACAAGAAATCAATTCCATCGCGCCGGACGGAATCGACGGCGTACTCCGCCGCATTACCGATCGCGCCACCGAGTTAATCCATGCCGACGTCTGTCTGGTCCTGCTGCGCGACGACCGGATGGGGTGTTGGGTCATCGAAGCGGCATCACGGGACTGGCACAATTCGCTCCACAAAACCGTCCTGCTGTGGGAGGAGTTTCCCATCTCCGTCCGAGCATTCGAGACGGGGCTGCCGGCATCCGGCACCAACCTCCGAGCCGACCGGCGCCCGGAGTTGGCTCGGCGCAATTTGATCGGAGACAGCATGTTGTCTGTGCCGTTGCTGGCGCAGGGGCGCGCCTTCGGGGTGTTGGTGCTGCTGAGCGAGGGGCGGGTCGAGCCGGAGGCTTGGAATCAGCGGCTCGCGTTGGGGCTTGCGCAGGAAGCAGCGGTTGCAATCTCCAACGCGCGGCTTTATGAAGCTGTCCGCGAAAAGCGGAAGGGATTGCGTGCGCGTCTGCAGCAACTTGAGTTCATGGCGGAGATGCTGGCGCACGATCTGAAGGGGCCGGGTCAGCGGATGGGGCAACTCGCAGCCACCTTGCGTCGGCAGTATGCGGGGAAACTGGATGAGCGTGCCGAAAAATGGTTGGCGCTGCTCGAGCAGAACGGACAGGATCTCACGGATCGGGTAGAGGGAATTTTGACGTTGGCCCGAGTCGGGGCCCGGCAGGAAAGTCTGCAGGCGGTCGATCCCAATGCGGTCATTCAGGATGTATTGAAGTCTCGGGCTGGTGAGGTGGAGGCGGCGGGGGCGACCGTGTCCGTGCAGCCGGATCTTCCCTTGATTGCCTGTCAAAGCGCCTACCTCAGGCAGATCTTCGACAACCTGCTGTCCAACGCGCTGAAATTCGCTCGGACAGGCGTTACGCTGGCGATTCGCATCGAAGCTGTGCGACGGGCGCAGATGGCGCTTTGGACATTTCGCGACAACGGCATCGGGGTTCCGATGGAGCTGCGGGAGCGGGTGTTTCTGCCGTTCGTGCGGCTGGACCCTTCGCGAAGCGCAGGCAGCGGGATCGGCTTAACGATTGTGCAGCGGATCGTGGAGCTCTACCATGGAAAGATTTGGTTGGAAGAACCCGCAGGACCGGGCACCCTGTTCCGCTTTACGCTGCCGATTTTGGAAGACTGGAACTCGCCCGGCTCGGCGGCGGATCAGAGCCACTGTCCCGATCAGACATCCGGACTGGCGGCCGGGTCAACCGGCCGATAG
- a CDS encoding APC family permease: protein MLLKRWLVGLPLKTKQAAHERLSKRLALAVFSSDALSSVAYATEEILLVLTLAGTAVVGYSIPLSLTIIGLLAILTMSYRQIIFEYPEGGGAYIVGRTNLGEWAGLVAAAALMIDYVLTVAVSVAAGIAAVTSAFPSLLDHREALCLTAILLVLVVNLRGVRESGQIFAIPTYLFIGTIAFMLGVGTLQILIGRATRIEPTQIAAATEPLTLFLLLRAFSSGCTALTGVEVISNGVSAFKKPEPKNAAHTMIGMAVILGAMFIGISSLAYYFGVIPKEDETVVSQVARATFGTGTLYYLVQASTMLILILAANSSFNGFPRLASILARDSYMPHQMAMMGDRLVFSNGVIILGVFSCLLIVLFEGDTHALIPLYAVGVFLSFTISQAGMVKRWLVKRGPHWEKKLIVNGVGAITTGIATLIIASTKFTHGAWIVIVLIPLLIAMFRAIRSHYKAVSEQVSLARDHRPPLPRRNIVIIPISGVNRAVIRAVDYARSRSGDVRAVLVDVDPEDTARAEIQWAQWGCGVPLTVLPSPYRSVLSSLLEYVEQLLQKDQECWVTVVIPEILPARWWQTILHNQRALMLKGALLFKDRVILTDVPFHLTR, encoded by the coding sequence ATGCTGCTGAAACGGTGGTTGGTCGGCCTGCCACTCAAGACCAAGCAAGCCGCCCATGAGCGACTCTCCAAGCGACTCGCGCTGGCGGTATTCTCATCTGATGCCTTGTCTTCCGTCGCCTACGCCACGGAAGAAATCCTGCTGGTGCTGACTCTGGCCGGCACGGCGGTTGTCGGCTATTCCATCCCTCTGAGCCTCACGATCATCGGGCTCCTCGCCATTCTGACCATGTCGTACCGGCAGATCATCTTCGAGTATCCGGAAGGCGGCGGCGCCTACATCGTCGGACGGACCAATCTGGGAGAATGGGCCGGTTTGGTCGCCGCGGCAGCCTTGATGATTGACTATGTACTGACGGTGGCGGTCAGCGTCGCAGCCGGCATCGCCGCCGTGACGTCCGCATTTCCCAGTCTGCTGGACCACCGCGAAGCCCTCTGCCTGACGGCCATTTTATTGGTGCTGGTCGTGAACCTGCGAGGTGTTCGAGAATCCGGCCAGATATTCGCCATTCCGACCTACCTGTTCATCGGTACCATCGCATTTATGTTGGGCGTGGGCACGCTGCAAATTCTGATAGGACGGGCGACCCGCATAGAACCCACCCAGATCGCTGCCGCGACGGAACCCTTGACGCTCTTCCTATTGTTGCGAGCCTTCTCTTCAGGCTGTACCGCCTTGACGGGTGTCGAGGTGATTTCAAACGGAGTTTCCGCGTTCAAGAAGCCCGAACCGAAAAACGCCGCCCACACGATGATCGGCATGGCGGTAATCCTCGGCGCGATGTTCATCGGCATCAGTTCGCTGGCGTACTATTTCGGGGTGATACCGAAAGAGGATGAGACCGTGGTTTCGCAGGTCGCCCGCGCGACCTTCGGAACCGGCACGCTGTATTACCTGGTTCAGGCCTCCACGATGCTGATCTTGATCTTGGCGGCCAACAGCAGCTTCAACGGATTTCCCCGCCTCGCCTCGATTCTGGCCCGTGACAGTTACATGCCGCACCAAATGGCCATGATGGGTGACCGCCTGGTCTTCTCCAACGGCGTGATCATTCTTGGGGTCTTTTCCTGTCTCTTGATCGTGCTCTTCGAGGGCGACACCCACGCCTTGATTCCTCTGTATGCCGTCGGTGTCTTTTTGTCCTTCACGATTTCCCAGGCCGGCATGGTGAAACGGTGGCTGGTCAAGCGGGGCCCCCATTGGGAGAAGAAACTCATCGTTAACGGCGTGGGAGCCATCACGACGGGGATTGCCACACTCATCATCGCAAGCACGAAGTTTACGCACGGCGCCTGGATCGTGATCGTCCTCATTCCGTTGTTGATTGCGATGTTTCGCGCCATCCGATCCCACTACAAAGCCGTATCCGAGCAGGTCTCGCTGGCGCGGGACCATCGCCCTCCGCTCCCCCGCCGCAACATCGTCATCATCCCGATCAGTGGAGTGAATCGGGCGGTGATTCGGGCCGTCGACTATGCCCGCAGTCGATCGGGCGACGTCCGGGCCGTGCTGGTCGACGTCGATCCCGAGGATACGGCGCGGGCGGAAATTCAATGGGCCCAGTGGGGCTGCGGAGTGCCGCTTACGGTCCTTCCCTCGCCGTACCGTTCCGTCCTGAGCTCCTTGCTCGAGTACGTCGAACAATTGCTACAGAAGGATCAGGAGTGTTGGGTCACGGTCGTCATCCCCGAGATCCTCCCCGCCCGCTGGTGGCAGACCATCCTCCACAACCAACGTGCACTCATGCTCAAAGGCGCGTTACTATTCAAGGACCGGGTGATTCTGACCGACGTCCCGTTCCACCTCACGAGGTAA
- a CDS encoding NFACT family protein: protein MTLNATEIAAVVQELAEALAGGWIQKVFQPLPDLLVLEVRVPGRTHRVLCSVNPATARLHLIRRQLPNPPSPPAFCQLLRARIQGARLDAIRQVPGDRIVQLTMTTREGSSALVAELFGKRPDVLFLDQEGAVVATLANQKDRVDHHYEPPPSPAPPLTDDPSPATAQAPSAENSCPVSADLEDRYREREGAMAHDHALRTRDSALRKAIKKERRRLDGLHRDLDNAGRYEHYARYGELLKSNLHLVQRGQTELAVIDYYDERMPQLTLPLDPAKSAQANMDGYFSKYRKYVTAQREVVPRISALEQRIGELERELTAIKNGTWAPPPQADPQTGRGMPQRRRRLAQESRRGPFRRFISADGHQIFVGRNARENDELTFGLAKSDDVWLHAQGTPGSHVVIRLEKGTDPPPDTLRDAATLALLYSDLKKSGKGDVIYTRRKWVKKAKGQAPGAVTVTQEKALHVALDKKRLDAIKERSANTEA, encoded by the coding sequence ATGACGCTCAATGCGACAGAAATTGCCGCTGTCGTACAAGAACTCGCCGAAGCGCTCGCAGGAGGCTGGATTCAGAAAGTCTTCCAGCCCTTGCCTGACCTGCTCGTGTTGGAGGTCAGGGTTCCCGGCCGCACCCACCGTGTGCTCTGTTCCGTGAATCCTGCCACGGCCCGACTGCATTTGATCCGGCGGCAGCTGCCCAATCCACCCAGCCCTCCGGCATTTTGTCAGTTACTGCGCGCGCGCATACAAGGAGCCAGGTTGGATGCCATTCGGCAGGTCCCAGGGGATCGCATCGTCCAACTGACCATGACGACAAGGGAAGGCTCCTCCGCCCTCGTCGCCGAGTTGTTCGGAAAGCGGCCGGACGTCTTGTTCCTTGATCAGGAGGGAGCAGTCGTCGCCACTTTGGCCAATCAGAAAGACCGGGTCGACCACCACTACGAACCACCGCCAAGCCCAGCACCCCCTCTCACCGATGATCCAAGTCCGGCAACAGCCCAGGCACCGTCCGCGGAGAATTCCTGTCCCGTCTCGGCCGATTTGGAAGACCGGTATCGCGAACGCGAAGGGGCGATGGCCCATGACCATGCTCTCAGAACCCGCGACTCCGCTTTGCGCAAAGCCATCAAGAAGGAACGACGCCGGCTCGACGGGCTGCACCGCGATTTGGACAACGCGGGACGTTACGAGCACTATGCGCGCTATGGCGAGTTGCTGAAGAGCAATCTTCACCTCGTGCAGAGAGGCCAGACGGAACTGGCCGTCATAGATTATTACGACGAACGCATGCCGCAACTGACGCTTCCGCTCGATCCAGCCAAGTCGGCTCAAGCCAACATGGACGGATACTTCTCGAAGTATCGGAAATATGTCACGGCGCAACGAGAAGTGGTTCCACGCATATCGGCTTTGGAACAACGCATCGGCGAGCTCGAGCGTGAACTGACCGCCATCAAGAATGGCACGTGGGCTCCTCCCCCGCAGGCAGATCCACAGACCGGCCGAGGGATGCCGCAGCGACGGCGCCGGCTCGCGCAGGAATCAAGACGGGGGCCGTTTCGGCGGTTCATCTCGGCGGACGGACACCAGATCTTCGTCGGCCGCAACGCGAGGGAGAACGACGAACTCACCTTTGGTCTCGCCAAGAGCGACGATGTGTGGTTGCACGCCCAGGGCACGCCGGGGTCACATGTCGTGATCCGGTTAGAAAAGGGCACCGACCCTCCGCCCGATACGCTGCGCGATGCCGCAACCCTGGCTCTTCTCTACAGCGACCTCAAGAAAAGCGGCAAGGGCGACGTCATCTATACCCGCCGCAAGTGGGTGAAGAAAGCGAAAGGTCAAGCCCCCGGAGCAGTCACGGTCACCCAAGAAAAAGCTCTTCACGTGGCACTCGACAAGAAGCGACTGGACGCGATCAAAGAACGGTCGGCCAATACAGAGGCCTAA
- a CDS encoding sigma 54-interacting transcriptional regulator encodes MGTLSVPRDHSNLLSALLRARTLREFDQRLQHDLAPALGCDLIGFYLYSRTTGVFTPISESLRRPESPAYVMAQLPSEGTLKEAAVRGHRALLVDDVAQSPWTEAGALAPNLGRATSVMVTPVTAVPSRDRGGESRTLAVLAAVAIGKPGFFSEDDRIMFEQFGLHLAPVLEAVLAAEERDALVAINSQVVLGTMTIDNLLPAVQPILRQVIHHDMTGLVRFVGSPDNPWFDIVSCDGVSVDLEALRRFPFHHMAPAELLATGKPVLLTGYNQDRFAEHGYFESIGVLSAMLCPLLVSGKPYGFLALGSKRRNAFSERDLGLAEQIAFHLSHALSNLTAYDEIRRLKERLEEENVYLREEMGAVLDLKTLIGDSPTFQRSLKAIEKVAPTDSTVLITGETGTGKELVAQAIHRLSGRRHKPIVAVNCAALPPTLIESELFGHERGAFTGATTRKLGRFELAHTGTIFLDEVGDLPLDLQAKLLRVLETQEFDRVGGRTVRVDARVLAATNANLDQAVKQGTFRADLFYRLNVFPLRLPPLRERREDIPLLARHFVTKYATQHRKTVTRIDRTMMQRLIAYDWPGNVRELEHVIERAVILSQGPILTPAELDGLGTQEEPADAPRLVTMTDVERTHILNTLEQTNWVLSGTGGAAARLGMKRSTLQHRIKRLGIHRPPRTAS; translated from the coding sequence ATGGGCACGCTTTCCGTTCCCAGGGACCACTCGAACCTCCTCAGTGCCTTGCTACGGGCAAGAACGTTGCGGGAGTTCGACCAGCGTCTCCAGCACGACCTGGCCCCAGCCTTGGGCTGCGACCTGATCGGCTTCTACCTCTATAGCCGCACAACCGGAGTCTTCACTCCGATCTCTGAATCCCTGCGCAGACCGGAATCTCCCGCCTATGTCATGGCCCAACTGCCCTCGGAAGGTACGCTCAAGGAGGCGGCCGTCCGTGGACACCGGGCGCTGCTGGTGGACGACGTGGCCCAATCGCCCTGGACCGAAGCAGGGGCCCTCGCGCCAAACCTGGGCCGGGCGACTTCGGTGATGGTCACACCAGTCACTGCCGTTCCGTCTCGCGACAGGGGCGGAGAAAGTAGGACCTTGGCCGTCTTAGCCGCTGTCGCCATCGGAAAGCCGGGCTTCTTTTCCGAGGACGACCGCATCATGTTCGAGCAGTTCGGCCTGCACCTTGCTCCCGTCCTCGAGGCGGTGCTGGCCGCCGAGGAGCGCGACGCACTAGTCGCCATCAACAGCCAGGTCGTACTCGGCACGATGACGATCGACAACCTGCTGCCGGCCGTTCAGCCGATCCTCCGTCAGGTCATCCACCACGACATGACCGGACTCGTGCGGTTCGTCGGCTCGCCCGACAACCCATGGTTCGACATCGTCTCCTGCGACGGCGTCTCGGTTGATCTGGAGGCCTTGCGGCGATTTCCCTTCCACCACATGGCACCGGCCGAGCTGCTGGCGACCGGGAAACCGGTGCTGCTGACTGGATACAATCAAGATCGATTCGCAGAGCACGGGTACTTCGAGTCCATCGGAGTGCTGTCTGCCATGCTCTGTCCCCTGCTCGTGAGCGGCAAGCCCTATGGATTTCTCGCCCTCGGCAGCAAGAGACGAAACGCCTTTTCCGAACGGGATCTCGGTCTAGCCGAGCAGATCGCCTTTCATCTCTCACACGCCCTCTCGAATTTAACGGCCTACGACGAGATCCGCCGACTCAAGGAGCGGTTGGAGGAAGAAAACGTCTACCTGCGTGAAGAAATGGGCGCGGTATTGGACCTCAAGACCCTGATCGGTGATAGCCCGACGTTTCAGCGATCACTCAAGGCCATCGAAAAGGTGGCCCCGACTGACTCCACCGTACTCATCACCGGCGAGACCGGGACGGGAAAGGAGTTGGTGGCCCAGGCGATTCACCGCCTGTCCGGACGCCGTCACAAGCCGATCGTAGCGGTCAATTGCGCGGCCCTTCCGCCGACACTCATCGAATCGGAACTGTTCGGACATGAGCGTGGCGCCTTCACTGGAGCAACCACCCGCAAGCTCGGCCGGTTCGAATTGGCCCATACCGGCACGATTTTCTTGGATGAAGTGGGGGACCTCCCATTGGACCTGCAAGCCAAGTTGCTGCGGGTGTTGGAAACACAGGAGTTCGATCGAGTGGGGGGACGAACCGTCCGCGTCGACGCTCGCGTGTTGGCCGCGACAAACGCCAACCTCGACCAGGCCGTCAAGCAGGGCACATTTCGCGCGGACCTTTTCTACCGCCTGAATGTATTTCCATTGCGGCTGCCCCCCTTGCGCGAACGGCGAGAGGACATTCCTCTCCTGGCCCGGCACTTCGTCACGAAATACGCCACGCAACACCGCAAAACGGTCACGCGGATCGACAGGACCATGATGCAGCGGCTGATCGCCTACGACTGGCCCGGCAACGTGCGGGAATTGGAGCACGTCATCGAACGGGCTGTGATCCTAAGCCAAGGGCCCATCCTGACTCCCGCCGAACTCGACGGCTTGGGCACGCAAGAGGAACCGGCTGACGCTCCTCGCCTCGTCACGATGACGGATGTCGAGCGCACCCATATTCTGAATACGCTGGAACAGACCAACTGGGTGCTGTCCGGGACAGGAGGCGCAGCGGCTCGGCTCGGTATGAAACGGTCCACCCTGCAGCACCGGATAAAACGGCTGGGCATCCATCGCCCTCCGCGGACAGCCTCCTAG
- a CDS encoding FtsX-like permease family protein, translating to MNYVALKMLFGDRAKYLMLLCGLTFAVMLIVQQGSIFWGLMIWSQSSVTNTNVPIWVTDPGIAQVDEVKPIADTAVDRVRSVPGVEWAVPHYRGLLRARLASGAYHQITLVGLESATLIGRPSQVLDGRFEDVRQPDAVVVDQWTVERMGGPDVIKVGSLFELNDKLARVVAIAKTQKSFTNIPVVYTTYERALRYVPRERRTLSYVLAKAREGEPVEGVIARIRDSTGLGAYTGEEFGWKTIGWVLNNTGIGINFGTTIVLGFIVGMAIAGQTFYLFTVENLRQFGALKAMGTSTATLARMILLQALTVGITGYGLGVGLATAFGLFAAREGQLPFNETWPLLALVFVALLAICMFSALISIIKLARLEPAIVFR from the coding sequence GTGAACTACGTCGCCCTCAAGATGCTGTTTGGCGACCGCGCCAAATATCTGATGCTCCTCTGCGGGCTCACGTTCGCAGTCATGCTCATCGTGCAGCAGGGGTCCATTTTTTGGGGACTGATGATCTGGTCCCAATCCAGCGTGACCAACACCAATGTGCCGATCTGGGTAACGGACCCTGGCATCGCTCAGGTCGACGAAGTCAAACCCATCGCCGACACAGCGGTGGATCGTGTCCGGAGCGTGCCGGGGGTCGAGTGGGCCGTGCCGCACTATCGGGGCCTCCTTCGCGCACGGTTGGCAAGCGGGGCCTACCATCAAATCACTCTCGTCGGCCTGGAATCGGCCACGTTGATCGGCCGCCCCTCGCAGGTGCTGGACGGACGATTCGAGGACGTAAGGCAACCGGATGCCGTGGTCGTCGATCAGTGGACCGTGGAACGCATGGGGGGCCCTGACGTCATCAAGGTCGGCAGCCTGTTCGAATTAAACGACAAGCTCGCACGCGTGGTGGCCATCGCCAAGACCCAAAAGAGCTTCACCAACATTCCCGTCGTCTACACGACCTATGAACGCGCTCTTCGTTATGTGCCGCGTGAACGGAGAACCCTATCCTATGTACTGGCCAAGGCGCGGGAGGGAGAACCGGTGGAGGGAGTCATCGCGCGCATCCGCGACAGCACAGGATTAGGCGCCTACACCGGGGAGGAGTTCGGCTGGAAAACCATCGGGTGGGTCCTGAACAATACCGGGATCGGCATCAACTTCGGGACGACCATCGTGCTCGGATTCATCGTCGGCATGGCGATCGCCGGGCAAACGTTTTACCTCTTCACAGTGGAAAATCTTCGGCAGTTCGGCGCGCTCAAGGCCATGGGGACCTCGACGGCCACGCTGGCCCGCATGATTCTCCTGCAAGCCTTGACGGTCGGCATTACCGGCTATGGCCTGGGGGTAGGACTCGCCACGGCTTTCGGTCTGTTCGCCGCACGAGAGGGCCAACTCCCCTTCAATGAAACCTGGCCTCTGCTCGCCCTGGTGTTCGTGGCGCTGTTGGCCATCTGTATGTTTTCAGCTTTGATCAGCATTATCAAATTGGCCCGGCTGGAACCGGCCATCGTCTTTCGGTGA
- a CDS encoding ABC transporter ATP-binding protein — translation MALHTQPAAVELPPPSETMAVRVRGMVKSFGTGDTAVTVLKGIDLDVYFGELLLLVGESGGGKTTLLSAIAGILDFDAGELTVLGTPLASMSAGRRTRFRSQTMGFIFQQFNLLPALTAAENVAVPLLIQGLAQRQAIARARTMLERVGLGDRTEFLPRNLSGGQQQRVAIARALVTEPKLLVCDEPTAALDGPNGQKIMEIIREVGRAPDRCVIVVTHDSRVFHFGDRMAELTDGRIVGVHPISKEAST, via the coding sequence ATGGCACTACACACCCAACCAGCGGCCGTCGAGCTACCGCCGCCGTCCGAGACCATGGCGGTTCGAGTACGCGGTATGGTCAAGTCGTTCGGCACAGGCGACACGGCGGTGACGGTACTCAAAGGCATCGATCTCGATGTGTATTTCGGCGAGTTGCTCCTCCTGGTGGGAGAATCGGGCGGCGGAAAAACCACGCTGCTGTCGGCCATCGCCGGCATTTTGGACTTCGACGCAGGTGAACTGACCGTCCTGGGAACCCCGCTCGCCTCGATGTCCGCCGGTCGGCGGACCCGCTTTCGCAGCCAGACAATGGGGTTCATCTTTCAGCAGTTCAACCTGCTACCGGCCCTCACGGCGGCGGAGAATGTGGCGGTGCCGCTGCTCATTCAAGGACTCGCGCAACGTCAGGCGATTGCCCGCGCCCGCACGATGCTCGAGCGAGTGGGTCTGGGGGATCGCACCGAGTTTCTCCCTCGAAACCTCTCGGGCGGCCAACAACAGCGAGTCGCCATCGCCCGCGCGCTGGTCACGGAACCCAAGCTCCTCGTCTGCGACGAGCCGACGGCGGCGCTCGACGGCCCCAACGGGCAAAAGATCATGGAGATCATCCGCGAAGTCGGCCGGGCGCCGGATCGTTGCGTCATCGTCGTCACCCATGACAGTCGCGTGTTTCATTTCGGTGACCGCATGGCCGAGCTGACTGACGGCCGCATCGTGGGTGTCCATCCGATCTCGAAGGAGGCGTCGACATGA